From the Methanobacterium sp. CWC-01 genome, the window ATCCTCGGTGAGGTGCAGTATGGATTGTTTTATCCGCTGGGTAAATACCCGTGGATAGCCGAAGGGTACGGTGAAGTGTTCCAAGTTGTAGGTCATTCCCTCATGGCCGTACTCGCTGCGGGGTACCTCGGCCCCCACCAGGTATTTGACGATCTGGGAGCGCACTTCACTGTCGGTGCCCAGCACTTCTTCGTCCTGGATCCGGAGGTGATATCCCCGACCAGAGTAGATCATATGAATCTCTTTAAGGCCCAAATCACCTTGCAGGGTGTCTTTAAGGTCGGATACTATATTTTTGGCCTGGTCCAGACACAACTCACAGACACTGTCACACTGGCAGGATCGAATGGGCAGATCCTTGGCATCCACATCGAAAACCAGCTCTGATTTAAGCCAGCCCTCCCTTCGATTGGGTTTCTGGTAGAAGGCTACCGAGGTGTAGGCGGCAAAGGGGGTGCGATAACGCATGAACTTGCGCAGGTGATCCTCATTGCGGAAGGTCCGGTAACGGTCGTTAGGCCCTCTTCCATGATGGTCAAAGCCGAACTCCCGCTGGTAGAGTGAATCACGTATGAAGCGGGGGATCTGTTTAATGTCCCATTCTTCCCGATAGTACCGACGCCTCTCCTCGGGGGTGGCTTTTTGAAATTCCATGATCGTTTCCTGTAAAATTTATTTATATATTTAAAGCTTCAATTCCAGCTAAGCGTCAATCCAGCCATTATCCTGGTTCTTTTTTTTACTTTCTTCAGCAGACCCTTTATCCTGTTCACCATCAGATTCTTGTTGTTTCTGTCTTAAAATCCAGTTTTTGCGGTTATAGTAGATTAGGGGGTTCCCGATCTTTTTACAATCCTCATCCGGACGGCACAGGTGAGGCAGGTGCAGTTTGATCTTCTCACAACTCATGGGGGTGTACCATTTTGTTTCCCCCTCATTTTCCTGCTTGAGGGTGGAGTGCATTCCAAATCCCAGTTTGGCGTTGATGTTGATTTTTTCCTGGGGCTGGTCCTCAAAAAGAGGTGGGACACACCTTTCAGCAGCCTCGTAGATGAGGGGTAACACTTCGTTGTGAACCACCTGCAGCTGAGGGTCCTTATCCGAGACCTGAACGGTGACATTCTGTTTGAAAATATCCGGACATAAACGGGCGTAGGATACGAAGGGGGTGATGAAAAGTACAATGGCATCGTTTCTTCCCCCGGATTTAATGCCCTCCAGGGCAGTTTTAACACAGGGAGGGAATGCCTCCCGGTTTAGAGGTCCACTGTAGGAGTATCCACCTCCCTTCCCTGAAGCCCCGAAACTGGCAGTGGGCTGTATTAGGAT encodes:
- the priS gene encoding DNA primase catalytic subunit PriS, which produces MEFQKATPEERRRYYREEWDIKQIPRFIRDSLYQREFGFDHHGRGPNDRYRTFRNEDHLRKFMRYRTPFAAYTSVAFYQKPNRREGWLKSELVFDVDAKDLPIRSCQCDSVCELCLDQAKNIVSDLKDTLQGDLGLKEIHMIYSGRGYHLRIQDEEVLGTDSEVRSQIVKYLVGAEVPRSEYGHEGMTYNLEHFTVPFGYPRVFTQRIKQSILHLTEDITLDEVNKKLLKDVIKNRHLLLEDQWGPFRNAIGPIRYKRLTKALAFVNLGLVDAKVSIDLKRILRLPSSLHSMVSMKCTEIKNLETFDPFQDAVPQFVYERKES